One window from the genome of Haladaptatus paucihalophilus DX253 encodes:
- a CDS encoding MnhB domain-containing protein, with amino-acid sequence MTTIITRTVTRTVVPLIFLTSVALMLQGHNHPGGGFIAGVLTTTAFALIYIVYGLDFLEEEIFHRLVRGPIEHLQHGIVENYRTLFAFGLALAAGSGLVAMAFGDAFMNQTYEVFHFPIYTEFEVASAVAFDTGVYFVVVGSLLTILSVVGSE; translated from the coding sequence ATGACGACGATAATCACGCGGACGGTTACACGCACCGTCGTCCCGCTCATCTTCCTCACGTCTGTCGCGTTGATGTTGCAGGGACACAACCACCCCGGCGGCGGATTCATCGCGGGCGTCCTGACGACGACGGCGTTCGCCCTCATTTACATCGTCTACGGGTTGGACTTCCTCGAAGAGGAGATATTCCACCGACTCGTTCGCGGGCCGATAGAACACCTTCAACACGGCATCGTCGAGAACTACCGAACCCTGTTCGCGTTCGGATTGGCGCTCGCCGCCGGAAGCGGTCTGGTTGCGATGGCCTTCGGTGACGCCTTCATGAACCAGACGTACGAGGTGTTCCACTTCCCGATTTACACGGAGTTCGAGGTGGCGAGCGCGGTGGCCTTCGACACGGGGGTCTACTTCGTCGTCGTTGGCTCGCTCCTGACGATCCTCTCGGTGGTGGGTTCCGAATGA
- the hpt gene encoding hypoxanthine/guanine phosphoribosyltransferase, whose product MDQLKESLLEAPIIEKDGYHYFVHPISDGIPMLEPTLLREIVIKIIRKADLENVDKIVTPAAMGIHISTAVSLMTDIPLVVIRKRQYGLDGEVSLSQQTGYSENEMFINNVDEGDRVLLLDDVLSTGGTMKAVTQALEYIGADVVDVCAVIKKVGANELDDTDYQVKTLINVDVQDGEVVIIDEHGDG is encoded by the coding sequence ATGGACCAGTTGAAGGAGTCGCTTTTGGAAGCCCCGATCATCGAGAAAGACGGCTATCATTACTTCGTCCATCCCATCAGCGACGGGATTCCGATGCTCGAACCGACGCTTCTGCGCGAAATCGTCATCAAGATCATCCGCAAGGCTGACTTGGAGAACGTCGATAAAATCGTCACCCCCGCGGCGATGGGGATTCACATCTCGACCGCCGTGTCGCTGATGACCGACATCCCGCTGGTGGTCATCCGCAAGCGTCAGTACGGACTCGACGGGGAAGTCTCGCTGTCCCAGCAGACGGGCTACTCGGAGAACGAGATGTTCATCAACAACGTGGACGAGGGCGACCGCGTGCTGCTGCTGGACGACGTGCTCAGCACGGGCGGAACGATGAAGGCCGTGACTCAGGCACTCGAATACATCGGCGCGGACGTGGTGGACGTGTGTGCCGTCATCAAGAAGGTGGGCGCGAACGAGTTGGACGACACCGACTACCAGGTGAAGACGCTCATCAACGTGGACGTACAGGACGGAGAAGTCGTCATCATCGACGAACACGGCGACGGATAA
- a CDS encoding ABC transporter permease, with product MSTQSENASVTNTLKERWEPRIERFKRGWSRYTHHKMGVIGLFILVVYVLWALFPSVFAPHNPSWRLFVGNDPSTRLTLQQSQQFPHPPAFGDPGFIPLGTNSTGHGVFSLLVYAAKDALYIGFAAGILSSLVGVPLGLISGFYGNTWIDETIQRIVDVMYGMPFLPFLIVLVSIRGVSQTNIILGIAITSWLNNCILIRGETLSLKERAYVESARVAGASDTRIVFRHILPNVIPLAFVFLAQDAAGAIIAQASLAYLGLGDFTNNSWGIMIQNVKSKGYVFDAPWWLIPPGLAITSIAAAFYFIGFSVEDLANPQE from the coding sequence ATGTCAACACAATCCGAAAACGCTTCAGTAACGAACACGCTCAAAGAGCGATGGGAACCGCGGATCGAACGCTTCAAACGAGGATGGAGTCGGTATACCCACCACAAGATGGGGGTTATCGGGCTCTTCATCCTCGTCGTCTACGTTCTCTGGGCGCTGTTTCCGTCGGTGTTCGCACCGCACAATCCCTCTTGGCGTCTCTTCGTCGGAAACGACCCGTCCACCCGCTTGACGCTCCAGCAGAGCCAACAGTTCCCTCATCCACCCGCGTTCGGTGACCCGGGCTTCATCCCGCTTGGGACGAACAGCACCGGTCACGGGGTATTCTCCCTACTGGTGTACGCCGCGAAAGACGCACTCTACATCGGGTTTGCGGCCGGAATCCTCTCCAGTCTCGTCGGCGTTCCGCTCGGACTCATCAGCGGATTTTACGGGAATACGTGGATCGACGAGACCATTCAACGCATCGTGGACGTGATGTACGGAATGCCGTTCCTTCCGTTCCTCATCGTCCTCGTTTCTATCCGCGGCGTCAGCCAGACGAACATCATCCTCGGTATCGCGATCACGTCGTGGCTCAACAACTGCATCCTCATTCGCGGGGAAACCCTGTCGCTCAAGGAACGGGCGTACGTCGAGTCGGCACGAGTCGCGGGTGCGAGCGACACGCGAATCGTGTTCCGGCACATCCTTCCGAACGTTATTCCCCTCGCGTTCGTCTTCCTCGCACAGGACGCGGCGGGCGCGATCATCGCACAGGCCTCGCTCGCGTATCTCGGTCTGGGCGACTTCACGAACAACTCGTGGGGAATAATGATTCAGAATGTCAAATCAAAGGGGTACGTCTTCGACGCACCGTGGTGGCTCATCCCGCCGGGGCTGGCGATTACCTCTATCGCGGCGGCGTTCTACTTCATCGGATTCTCGGTGGAGGACCTCGCTAATCCACAGGAGTAA
- a CDS encoding ABC transporter permease has product MTRISTRYLAKRLIVSYLTLLVIMTILFVLIRSMPGTFISQMITPEMKPAQIARLQEQWGLNEPLWRQYVDFMINYQTGNFGRSPTKQVPVWDIIIRRFPRTIILFGAGFVISYTVGPLVGMYLGWWRGTNKDKFIYTSGLTMYSMPAFWISWLFIWLFDYKLQWLKSAYMVDQFGVQDWTPMVAMGSILHHIALPLFSIAFVGWVGSMLVMRPSMNNVTGEDYVFLARAKGLSERTVLMKHAARNALIPVATQAIVGLAFLVDGSVIIEQVFSWPGIGDMLVSAVFAQDYPITQAAFFLLAVMIITMRLVTDIAYTFLDPRIKFGGE; this is encoded by the coding sequence ATGACAAGGATTAGCACCCGTTATCTCGCAAAGCGGCTGATAGTCTCCTATCTGACGTTGCTCGTCATAATGACGATTTTGTTCGTGCTCATCCGGAGCATGCCGGGGACGTTCATCTCGCAGATGATCACGCCTGAGATGAAACCGGCACAGATCGCACGACTTCAGGAGCAGTGGGGACTCAACGAACCGCTGTGGCGTCAGTACGTGGACTTCATGATAAACTACCAAACCGGTAACTTCGGTCGCTCGCCGACCAAGCAGGTTCCGGTCTGGGACATCATCATTCGACGGTTCCCGCGGACGATCATCCTGTTCGGTGCGGGATTCGTCATCTCGTACACGGTCGGCCCGCTCGTCGGCATGTATCTGGGTTGGTGGCGAGGCACGAACAAGGACAAGTTCATCTACACGTCGGGGCTCACGATGTACTCCATGCCCGCGTTCTGGATCTCGTGGCTCTTCATCTGGCTGTTCGACTACAAGCTGCAGTGGTTGAAGAGCGCGTACATGGTCGATCAGTTCGGGGTACAAGATTGGACACCAATGGTGGCGATGGGAAGCATCTTACACCACATCGCGCTTCCGCTATTCAGCATCGCGTTCGTCGGGTGGGTCGGGTCGATGCTCGTCATGCGGCCGTCGATGAACAACGTCACCGGGGAAGATTACGTCTTCCTCGCACGGGCGAAGGGTCTCAGTGAGCGGACCGTACTGATGAAGCACGCGGCTCGGAACGCGTTGATTCCGGTCGCGACGCAGGCCATCGTCGGTCTCGCGTTCCTCGTGGACGGCAGCGTCATCATCGAGCAGGTGTTCAGCTGGCCCGGTATCGGAGATATGCTGGTCAGCGCTGTCTTCGCGCAGGATTATCCGATCACGCAGGCGGCGTTCTTCCTGCTCGCCGTCATGATAATCACGATGCGACTTGTCACGGACATCGCATACACCTTCCTCGACCCGCGGATCAAGTTTGGAGGAGAATAA
- a CDS encoding ABC transporter substrate-binding protein codes for MPRRRNPSGADDSRRNFLKASGAGAVALSLAGCSGNGDTNDEKTSDDGGDKNTTTEAPSTNSLSPDDIEPGGTLRYGMAEAPDSPNIMLAGSVYSAVALAPVYNYGVSQDPVTFEVKPSVFTDWTIKNTGKDKPDVYFNARKDGLEWNDGEKFKMEDILYSFQFQLDNEPGQYSVWNDYEKIEEAKNDWDFHLKLSRQVGTWDADVLGAPPIIPKHKWEGVDYKNYDPTTENEEGPVGTGPGKLVQWNPDTSMQVKFRRDYIENTYALNKLDWIKEHDTLIHGGPFLDGVNFKVYGGTSPLTQAFLNGKVDTHYGSLQTSKIAKVKKADDKGLVKGYDSGFSYYGFNCRRAPLDDVALRQAMSFMYDDVFWVQTLKGGYVIKGDYAQSPGYKGVRPETVYDGELLTDPRTNAFDFRGKKGKLPDVAGVRKFLTSGSVIDGSKGSYVGKDFPGTFSGVNASQSKAKYNYTFGSVKSKNLKNAKVEVDKEIRVDGKTIPEMMDGDAINLFIDPPNEQPQEAKAIEQWKENMQRVGIPVKTEPVAFNTMTGRVYETEEFDVYPMGWGGTSPYGTSLHSFFHSDNAGEDTEKFAYNSTGYGVSGGSSDKLLSDAYSETDPEKRSKKYAKAMEKIYLDMPYMLRDYEKYRWPVNSKKFDGFVENIVDPGYANWDYEYSSIYLKENLKK; via the coding sequence ATGCCACGGCGACGCAACCCGAGTGGTGCAGACGACAGCCGAAGGAACTTTCTGAAGGCGAGTGGGGCCGGCGCAGTTGCTCTCTCCCTTGCTGGCTGTTCCGGAAATGGTGACACGAACGACGAGAAGACGTCTGACGACGGCGGTGACAAGAACACGACAACAGAAGCACCGAGTACGAACTCGCTCAGCCCTGACGACATCGAACCCGGTGGAACGCTTCGATACGGGATGGCCGAAGCGCCGGACAGCCCGAACATCATGCTGGCAGGCAGCGTGTACTCCGCGGTCGCTCTCGCCCCGGTTTACAACTACGGTGTCAGTCAAGACCCCGTGACGTTCGAGGTTAAGCCGAGCGTCTTCACCGACTGGACCATTAAAAACACCGGTAAGGACAAACCGGATGTTTACTTCAACGCCCGAAAGGACGGCCTCGAGTGGAACGACGGTGAGAAGTTCAAGATGGAGGACATCCTGTACTCCTTCCAGTTCCAACTCGACAACGAACCGGGACAGTACTCGGTTTGGAACGATTACGAGAAGATCGAGGAGGCGAAAAACGACTGGGACTTCCACCTCAAACTGTCTCGACAGGTTGGTACGTGGGACGCGGACGTCCTCGGCGCGCCACCGATCATTCCCAAGCACAAGTGGGAAGGCGTCGATTACAAGAACTACGACCCGACGACGGAAAACGAAGAAGGTCCCGTCGGAACCGGGCCGGGTAAACTCGTCCAGTGGAACCCGGACACCTCGATGCAGGTCAAGTTCCGCCGCGATTACATCGAGAACACCTACGCGCTCAACAAACTCGACTGGATCAAAGAGCACGACACGCTCATCCACGGCGGTCCGTTCCTCGACGGCGTGAACTTCAAGGTGTACGGCGGAACGTCGCCACTCACGCAAGCGTTCCTGAACGGCAAGGTCGATACCCACTACGGAAGCCTTCAGACTTCGAAAATCGCGAAAGTCAAGAAAGCGGACGACAAGGGCCTCGTAAAAGGCTACGACAGTGGTTTCTCCTACTACGGTTTCAACTGTCGTCGCGCCCCGCTCGACGACGTGGCGCTCCGACAGGCGATGTCGTTCATGTACGACGACGTGTTCTGGGTGCAGACGCTCAAGGGCGGCTACGTTATCAAGGGCGACTACGCCCAATCGCCGGGTTACAAAGGTGTTCGACCGGAGACCGTCTACGACGGCGAACTCCTCACGGACCCGCGAACGAACGCGTTCGACTTCCGCGGAAAGAAGGGCAAACTTCCTGACGTCGCCGGCGTTCGTAAATTCCTGACGAGCGGAAGCGTTATCGACGGCTCGAAAGGTTCCTACGTCGGGAAGGACTTCCCGGGGACGTTCTCGGGAGTCAACGCAAGCCAGTCGAAGGCGAAGTACAACTACACGTTCGGCTCCGTCAAGTCCAAGAACCTCAAAAACGCGAAGGTAGAGGTGGACAAGGAGATCCGCGTGGATGGAAAGACCATCCCGGAAATGATGGACGGCGACGCTATCAACCTCTTCATCGACCCGCCGAACGAACAACCGCAAGAGGCCAAAGCCATCGAACAGTGGAAAGAGAACATGCAGCGGGTCGGTATTCCGGTCAAGACCGAACCCGTCGCGTTCAACACCATGACCGGAAGGGTGTACGAAACCGAGGAGTTCGACGTATACCCGATGGGTTGGGGCGGAACCAGTCCCTACGGGACGTCGCTTCACTCGTTCTTCCACTCCGACAACGCCGGAGAGGACACGGAGAAATTCGCCTACAACTCCACGGGATACGGCGTCTCGGGCGGCAGCTCCGACAAACTTCTCTCCGACGCGTACAGCGAAACCGACCCCGAGAAACGTTCGAAGAAGTACGCGAAGGCGATGGAGAAGATCTACCTCGACATGCCGTACATGCTTCGTGACTACGAGAAATACCGCTGGCCGGTTAACTCGAAGAAGTTCGACGGGTTCGTCGAGAACATCGTCGACCCCGGATACGCAAACTGGGATTACGAGTACAGTAGCATCTACCTCAAAGAGAACCTAAAGAAGTAA
- a CDS encoding type IV pilin produces MTLKETVSAKLSETRAVSPVIGVILMVAITVILAAVIGTFVMGLGNNVSKNAQAGVSFDQNATAVDIQLTSMGNVNDVSSFSLNATGSCSDISSASFNDVGDIVTTTGCSAGDKITVTASIDGEKNVIATYTSN; encoded by the coding sequence ATGACACTCAAAGAAACAGTCAGCGCGAAGCTGTCCGAAACACGAGCCGTAAGTCCCGTTATCGGCGTTATCCTCATGGTCGCCATTACGGTCATTCTGGCGGCCGTCATCGGAACGTTCGTGATGGGTCTGGGGAACAACGTGAGCAAGAATGCACAAGCAGGTGTGTCGTTCGACCAGAACGCCACAGCGGTCGATATTCAGTTGACATCGATGGGTAATGTGAACGACGTGTCCAGCTTTTCGCTCAATGCGACTGGTTCTTGTAGTGATATATCTTCTGCATCCTTTAACGATGTGGGAGATATTGTTACTACAACGGGTTGCAGTGCAGGAGACAAAATAACTGTTACCGCAAGTATTGACGGTGAGAAAAACGTCATCGCCACTTACACATCTAACTGA
- the mbhE gene encoding hydrogen gas-evolving membrane-bound hydrogenase subunit E encodes MLPFAAAVVTPLVYRVLRERTAYYAAAVALACFGMVASQLGTSGSVSYQWIPSLGVSLQFYVDGLSLLIGFLASGVGVLILTYSGGYMHGEPGKAKYYTALLAFMGSMLGVAFSADLVSLFVFWELTSLSSFILIGHYTDRRSSQYAARKSMLITVSGGLFMLIGFLLINHVAGTFAMFGPSGILSPENAAMTNEQLHAAGLFVPALALIAVGAAAKSAQVPLHIWLPNAMEAPTPVSAFLHSATMVKAGVYLIGRFRPLFLPEGVHVIPDWMLLFAVLGLVTMTITAILAVAATDIKELLAYSTASHLGLIVAGFGFASEYGAETGAFHILNHAMFKAALFLVAGIIAHEAGTRKIKHLGGLWRDLPITAAITVVAALGMAGVPPFNGFYSKEFLFESAYHAAHVHGGLAWLFPVVAVFGSIFTFLYSIRFLMLFFGEKPKGLGHVHRPPLTMLVPPAILGTIAALIGLGGVTDTFGIAPSALNGFVGSVVESTLPPAAHAEAAEAVHFSYHLPTSVTPAATMSAITIAVGLVAYQYYDDLHRGINRLLTVNPLRANWWYDNAVYGLNDASVETIPHVQTGLLRTYATWSLTAVTLLALGGYAAAGVALPSFGFAAGMTPSLALVLGVAVVGAFAVSIAPSHISGVLTLSILGFMVAIFYILADAPDLALTQLVVETLTLVIFLLVLDRLPTFYGEIKRSRAVRDGVLSLAVGTTVFVTVLVTTVADPANSIAQTFLDYGVTVEEAGGHNIVNVILVDFRGFDTMGEISVVAMAALSVLTLIAMRERGETQ; translated from the coding sequence ATGCTTCCCTTCGCGGCAGCGGTGGTGACCCCACTCGTCTACCGCGTCCTCCGCGAGCGGACCGCCTACTACGCGGCGGCGGTCGCGCTCGCGTGCTTTGGGATGGTCGCAAGCCAACTCGGCACGAGCGGCTCGGTTTCCTACCAGTGGATTCCCTCGCTCGGGGTCTCGTTGCAGTTTTACGTGGACGGTCTCTCCTTGCTCATCGGCTTCCTCGCCAGCGGAGTCGGCGTGCTCATCCTCACCTACTCCGGTGGGTACATGCACGGCGAACCGGGCAAGGCGAAATACTACACCGCGCTGCTGGCCTTCATGGGGTCGATGCTGGGCGTGGCGTTCTCGGCCGACCTGGTATCGCTGTTCGTGTTCTGGGAACTGACCAGCTTGTCGTCGTTCATCCTCATCGGCCACTACACCGACCGACGGTCGTCGCAGTACGCCGCCCGAAAGTCCATGCTCATCACGGTATCCGGTGGGCTGTTCATGCTCATCGGGTTCCTCCTCATCAACCACGTCGCGGGGACGTTCGCGATGTTCGGGCCGAGCGGAATCCTCTCTCCCGAAAACGCGGCGATGACGAACGAGCAACTCCACGCGGCGGGGCTGTTCGTTCCCGCGCTCGCGCTCATCGCCGTCGGCGCGGCGGCGAAATCGGCACAGGTCCCGCTTCACATCTGGCTGCCGAACGCGATGGAAGCGCCGACGCCGGTTTCGGCGTTCCTCCACTCCGCGACGATGGTCAAGGCGGGCGTCTACCTCATCGGGCGATTCCGGCCGTTGTTCCTTCCCGAGGGAGTGCACGTCATCCCCGACTGGATGTTGCTGTTCGCGGTACTCGGCTTGGTGACGATGACGATTACGGCCATCCTCGCCGTCGCGGCGACGGACATCAAGGAACTGCTGGCCTACTCGACGGCGAGCCACCTCGGCCTCATCGTCGCCGGATTCGGGTTCGCCTCCGAGTACGGTGCCGAGACGGGCGCGTTCCACATTCTGAACCACGCGATGTTCAAGGCCGCGCTGTTCCTCGTCGCCGGTATCATCGCGCACGAGGCCGGAACGCGGAAAATAAAGCATCTCGGCGGGCTGTGGCGTGACTTACCTATCACGGCGGCCATCACCGTCGTTGCGGCCCTCGGGATGGCGGGCGTGCCGCCGTTCAACGGTTTCTACTCGAAGGAGTTCCTCTTCGAGTCGGCCTACCACGCGGCGCACGTCCACGGCGGCCTCGCGTGGCTGTTCCCCGTCGTCGCCGTCTTCGGGAGCATCTTCACCTTCCTCTACTCGATACGGTTCCTGATGCTCTTCTTCGGCGAGAAACCGAAGGGGTTGGGTCACGTGCATCGGCCGCCGCTGACGATGTTGGTTCCCCCGGCGATCCTCGGAACCATCGCGGCGCTCATCGGACTCGGCGGCGTAACGGACACGTTCGGCATCGCGCCGTCGGCGCTCAACGGCTTCGTCGGAAGCGTGGTCGAAAGCACCCTTCCGCCCGCGGCACACGCCGAGGCCGCCGAAGCGGTCCACTTCAGCTACCACCTGCCGACGTCGGTCACGCCGGCCGCGACCATGAGCGCGATAACCATCGCCGTGGGACTCGTCGCGTATCAGTACTACGACGACCTCCACCGGGGCATCAACCGCCTGCTCACGGTCAATCCCCTTCGCGCGAACTGGTGGTACGACAACGCGGTGTACGGCCTGAACGACGCGAGCGTCGAGACGATTCCGCACGTCCAGACCGGCCTGCTTCGAACCTACGCAACGTGGTCGCTGACGGCGGTGACGCTCCTCGCGCTCGGCGGCTACGCTGCGGCGGGCGTCGCCCTCCCGAGTTTCGGATTCGCGGCGGGTATGACGCCCTCGCTCGCACTCGTTCTCGGCGTCGCCGTCGTCGGCGCGTTCGCGGTCAGCATCGCCCCGTCCCACATCTCGGGCGTGCTTACGCTCTCGATTCTCGGCTTCATGGTGGCGATATTTTACATTCTCGCCGACGCCCCGGACCTCGCGCTCACGCAGTTGGTCGTCGAGACGCTGACGCTCGTCATCTTCCTGCTCGTCTTGGACCGGCTACCGACGTTCTACGGCGAGATAAAACGCAGTCGCGCCGTTCGGGACGGCGTCCTCTCGCTGGCGGTCGGAACGACCGTCTTCGTTACGGTGTTGGTCACGACGGTAGCGGACCCCGCCAACTCCATCGCACAGACCTTCCTCGATTACGGCGTGACGGTGGAAGAGGCGGGCGGTCACAACATCGTCAACGTCATTCTGGTGGACTTCCGTGGCTTCGATACGATGGGCGAGATCTCCGTCGTCGCAATGGCCGCACTCTCGGTGTTGACGCTGATCGCCATGCGGGAACGAGGTGAAACCCAATGA
- a CDS encoding ABC transporter ATP-binding protein, translated as MATNDADSLVEIQNVSKLFDLSQSAIDQLLGREAQPVRAVQDVDLTINKGDIMGIAGESGCGKTTLGKLLVKLYEPTSGRILFDGRDMSELLREDQQEFRQRVQMIFQDPFESLNPRMTVFQSVVEPLKINDIGDGYQDRREQVIQVLNDVGLSPAEAYLNEFPKELSGGERQRVAIARALVVNPDFIVCDEPVSMLDVSIRAGVLNLMKELQDEYGLTYVFISHDLSLIRYMCDRTAIMYLGNIVEQGPTDDVVNDPKHPYTEALFDAVPEIEPGAQRRRANVTGEVPNPRNPPSGCKFHPRCANIIPPEDWSGSQDAFRRGFNFKRRVQTGDLEVEDIAEGHADQRSAVDAVLETGLSLELPEEHQADGERMGTVDVDSIDIPKQAENALRSATRDLLDGNEEDAMEQLNREFSSICERSSPELRQSGEQTTACHLYDSSPSNREAIAPDASD; from the coding sequence ATGGCAACAAACGACGCAGACTCACTAGTAGAGATACAGAACGTCTCGAAGTTGTTCGACCTGTCGCAGAGCGCAATCGACCAACTACTCGGACGCGAGGCACAGCCGGTTCGGGCGGTTCAGGACGTCGACCTGACCATCAACAAGGGCGATATCATGGGTATCGCGGGCGAATCCGGGTGTGGGAAGACCACGCTCGGGAAGCTGTTGGTCAAACTGTACGAGCCGACGAGCGGGAGGATTCTGTTCGACGGACGCGACATGTCCGAACTGCTCCGTGAGGACCAACAGGAGTTCCGACAGCGCGTGCAGATGATCTTTCAGGACCCGTTCGAGAGCCTAAACCCACGGATGACGGTGTTCCAGTCGGTCGTCGAGCCGCTCAAGATAAACGACATCGGCGACGGCTACCAAGACCGACGTGAGCAGGTCATTCAGGTGCTAAACGACGTTGGTCTGTCCCCCGCCGAGGCGTATCTGAACGAGTTCCCGAAGGAGCTATCCGGCGGTGAGCGCCAACGGGTCGCTATCGCACGTGCGCTGGTCGTGAACCCCGACTTTATCGTCTGTGACGAGCCCGTCTCGATGCTCGACGTGTCGATTCGCGCGGGCGTGTTGAACCTGATGAAGGAGTTGCAGGACGAGTACGGGTTGACGTACGTGTTCATCAGTCACGACCTCTCGCTGATTCGGTACATGTGTGACCGCACCGCCATCATGTATCTCGGGAATATCGTCGAGCAGGGGCCGACCGACGACGTGGTGAACGACCCGAAACACCCCTACACGGAGGCGCTGTTCGACGCGGTGCCGGAAATCGAACCGGGTGCACAGCGACGACGGGCGAACGTCACCGGCGAGGTTCCAAACCCGCGGAATCCGCCGTCCGGTTGCAAATTCCATCCCCGGTGTGCGAACATCATCCCGCCCGAGGACTGGTCGGGAAGTCAGGATGCGTTCCGGCGTGGATTCAACTTCAAACGCCGCGTTCAGACGGGAGATCTCGAAGTCGAGGATATCGCTGAGGGTCACGCGGATCAGCGGTCGGCGGTCGATGCCGTCCTCGAAACCGGTCTCTCGCTCGAACTTCCCGAAGAGCATCAAGCCGATGGCGAGCGAATGGGAACGGTAGACGTTGATTCGATCGACATACCGAAACAGGCAGAAAACGCGCTTCGTTCGGCCACGCGTGACCTCCTCGACGGAAACGAGGAGGACGCAATGGAGCAACTCAACCGGGAGTTCAGCTCGATTTGTGAACGAAGCTCCCCGGAACTTCGCCAGTCCGGAGAGCAGACGACCGCGTGTCACCTCTACGATTCGTCGCCGTCGAACAGAGAGGCGATTGCACCGGACGCCTCGGACTGA
- a CDS encoding ABC transporter ATP-binding protein: MSLLEVNDLCVRYDAGDKQVHAVDGVSFSVEHGETYGLVGESGCGKTTLAKSLMHLLDSNGYIESGEVWFDGTLPEWEDEHGNARREIIDDDRYPVRADGMTDLAQLDNQQIRDVRWRNIALIPQSAMNALNPVYKVGDQIVEAILRHEPDTPPEKAHERARDLIERVGIDPDRADDYAHQYSGGMKQRAVIAMAMACNPDMLIADEPTTALDVIIQDRILEELEELQEEFDVAILVVSHDVSVMAEICDKLAVMYGGKMMESGPMQDVLVDSANPYTLGLKNSFPTVEEVDQNLISIPGSPPTLLDPSDGCRFAPRCPFVVDECHTSHPPMYDAEQAETGKRTEASSPHTHRSACYRVDELETMRTEARKEEKWQQTTQTH, from the coding sequence ATGTCATTACTAGAAGTAAACGATTTGTGTGTTCGCTACGACGCCGGTGACAAGCAAGTTCACGCTGTCGACGGCGTTAGCTTCAGTGTCGAACACGGCGAGACGTACGGTCTCGTCGGCGAATCGGGCTGTGGGAAGACCACGCTGGCGAAGTCGCTGATGCACCTGCTCGACTCGAACGGGTACATCGAAAGCGGCGAGGTGTGGTTCGACGGTACGCTTCCCGAGTGGGAGGACGAACACGGCAACGCACGTCGGGAAATCATCGACGACGACCGGTATCCCGTGCGTGCGGACGGAATGACCGACCTCGCACAACTCGACAACCAACAGATCCGGGATGTGCGCTGGCGAAACATCGCGCTGATTCCACAGAGCGCGATGAACGCGCTCAACCCGGTGTACAAGGTCGGCGATCAGATCGTCGAGGCTATCCTGCGTCACGAACCGGATACCCCACCCGAAAAGGCACACGAACGTGCACGCGACCTCATCGAGCGAGTCGGTATCGACCCCGACCGGGCGGACGACTACGCCCATCAGTACAGCGGTGGGATGAAACAGCGCGCCGTCATCGCCATGGCGATGGCGTGTAACCCGGACATGCTCATCGCGGACGAGCCGACGACGGCCCTCGACGTCATCATCCAAGACCGTATCTTGGAGGAGCTAGAGGAACTCCAAGAGGAGTTCGACGTCGCCATTCTCGTCGTCAGCCACGACGTCAGCGTCATGGCCGAGATTTGCGACAAACTCGCGGTCATGTACGGCGGGAAGATGATGGAGAGCGGCCCGATGCAGGACGTTCTCGTCGATTCGGCGAACCCGTACACGCTCGGGCTGAAGAACTCGTTCCCGACGGTCGAAGAGGTAGACCAAAACCTCATCTCGATTCCCGGGTCGCCGCCGACGCTGCTCGACCCGAGCGACGGGTGTCGGTTCGCACCACGGTGTCCGTTCGTCGTGGACGAGTGTCATACGAGCCACCCGCCGATGTACGACGCCGAGCAGGCCGAAACGGGAAAACGAACCGAGGCGAGTTCGCCGCACACTCACCGGTCGGCGTGCTACCGCGTTGACGAACTCGAAACGATGCGCACTGAGGCACGCAAGGAGGAAAAATGGCAACAAACGACGCAGACTCACTAG